One genomic window of Psychrobacter cibarius includes the following:
- a CDS encoding PepSY domain-containing protein has protein sequence MNRHTSQSTNTQRYFTVWRWHFYAGMFIAPFLIILACSALGMLLMSNITGRDDDRLTITTPDSAVTAPISTQAKNALNTLPNSTLVKYIAPRDTDTVALFQVKSASHENMVAVNPYTADIVKSTPTNSGLYYTFNDIHADLLLGKVGDYIQETTASLTILMILTGWYLWWQKRKSLKAMLIPNDAVNNKKKRSFIRTIHATLGSWISVLLLFFCISGMAWAGIWGERMVQAWSQFPAGKWGVAPMPLSIDHSQHHVGMDMNNAEATPHVHGATPATAPTHGDALNTGSTKDVPWVLELTPMPASGTVAGKDGIASNIPIMIDTVDRFAREIGVVGRYQLNMPQGSTGVWTISQDSMSYDMKNPMADRTVHIDRYSGNILADIHFNDYNAFGKFMAAGIAIHMGTLGWWSVLVNALFCLSVIAICVSGYMMWWQRRPRHASEKVGLNPPARGLSFSIWWPFAIPLLAVAIIFPTAIIAIIAIGLLDFLVISRVGFLQKLLF, from the coding sequence TGATGTCTAACATTACAGGTCGTGATGATGACCGCCTCACCATTACCACCCCAGATTCAGCGGTGACGGCACCTATTTCTACGCAAGCTAAAAACGCGTTGAACACTTTACCTAACAGCACGCTGGTGAAATATATCGCGCCTCGTGATACGGACACTGTTGCCTTGTTTCAAGTTAAGTCAGCCAGTCATGAGAATATGGTGGCGGTGAATCCTTATACGGCTGATATCGTCAAAAGCACGCCGACTAATAGTGGTCTGTACTATACCTTTAATGATATTCATGCTGATTTACTATTGGGCAAAGTCGGTGATTATATCCAAGAAACCACTGCCTCATTGACGATTTTAATGATTCTAACGGGTTGGTATCTATGGTGGCAAAAACGCAAATCACTCAAAGCCATGCTTATACCCAATGATGCTGTAAATAATAAGAAAAAACGCTCATTCATACGTACCATCCATGCGACATTGGGCAGTTGGATATCTGTGTTGCTACTGTTTTTCTGTATTTCAGGAATGGCATGGGCAGGCATCTGGGGCGAGCGTATGGTACAGGCATGGAGTCAGTTTCCTGCGGGCAAATGGGGCGTTGCGCCAATGCCGCTTTCCATTGATCACAGTCAACATCATGTTGGTATGGATATGAATAACGCTGAAGCCACGCCGCACGTTCATGGAGCAACACCAGCCACAGCACCCACGCATGGTGATGCACTAAATACGGGTAGTACCAAAGATGTGCCTTGGGTGCTTGAGTTGACACCAATGCCAGCATCTGGCACTGTCGCTGGCAAGGATGGTATCGCGTCCAATATACCGATTATGATCGATACTGTAGATCGATTTGCCCGTGAGATTGGTGTTGTCGGACGTTACCAATTAAATATGCCACAGGGTAGTACGGGTGTCTGGACGATTAGCCAAGACTCAATGAGCTATGATATGAAAAATCCAATGGCTGATCGTACGGTACATATCGATCGTTATTCGGGCAATATTTTGGCAGATATTCATTTTAATGATTATAATGCTTTTGGTAAATTTATGGCGGCAGGCATTGCGATTCATATGGGGACGCTTGGATGGTGGAGCGTATTGGTCAATGCCCTATTTTGCTTATCAGTTATTGCTATTTGTGTGAGCGGTTACATGATGTGGTGGCAGCGCCGTCCACGTCATGCCAGTGAAAAGGTTGGACTGAATCCACCAGCGCGTGGTCTCAGTTTTTCTATATGGTGGCCGTTTGCCATTCCTTTGTTAGCAGTGGCAATCATATTCCCAACCGCCATCATCGCGATTATTGCTATCGGATTACTAGATTTCTTAGTCATTTCACGGGTTGGTTTTTTACAGAAACTATTATTTTAA